The Oncorhynchus tshawytscha isolate Ot180627B linkage group LG02, Otsh_v2.0, whole genome shotgun sequence genome contains the following window.
tttccctagagaagagagaggaaaatgcAACTGCCAACAGTGTAGTCCAAaagaagacattctaatgacaagtatAAAGTAAATAAAACCTCTTATTTATCTATGTTAccaaactaattctgattcagctaTGACAGTAGCAAATCTGAGTAGGTTaatgtgtatgatattggatgtgatATAGTGAGAGTGTGTACAATGTctgtataagagtaagactataatgtgtgatgtccaaataaattataactctgccaatttgcatggttgagtgtctatgtgtgtaacatgtagtgcatatagccttaatattcatgatgataattgtaatccatattgtatcaccatcatagttgcatcataattacctttaacataattgaaaaatacgtcccagcatttccatagcaattgacgtttcacatgatcatgaaaAAGACCTTGCACTACTTAGAGACGGATTCACTACAGTACAAATATATtccgtacaatatgttattattcccTAATGCCCTTATTCTGATATCTtccccttgcttgttgtaaacatatataaacttgtagacaaatacataaataagatagacaaacaataaacacattaaattataaaacagttctcgacaatagagagagaagagaagggaaggagaaaaagagagagtgagagaagagagcgagatcaggtgtgtgtgtgtatgtatccacTTCACTTCATAATGTTCAGATATTTTTACAGTTCCCATATCTTATTTTTTTCCGTAACCTGAAGTCcctgtagaatttagtacagccaCGGTGTTATGGATTACGTTTTAATATGCTGATCTGAAACATTTTATACCTGAAAAAAGATATTAAGGATGCATATAGAGTAGGATAAATCATACATTTAGAAGAGACACTCTGAAATGGCATATTTTTGAACagtagtatgtacagtacagtacatacagtacatactacatTAAAAGTTAAATATTCACAAGCATACAGTTTGTCTTGAGTGAATAGAGAGCTCATAAAATACAACCTTAGACTTGGAGAAAATCTCAGTCAGCCTCTAATCTCTTACAACTCTGCACAATGTGAATGAAAGTCAAATAATAGAAATTATTTGAACAGAGTAAATGTCAATAAATTGTCATGTTTGCAGCTTTTAGCTTACTGTCAGTCCACTCAGTCCACTCTTTGAGGGCATATacagataactgccaaaataaaggaaacaccaacacaaATTGTTGGGCCATCATGAGCCATAaaagcttcaatgcaccttggcatagattctacaagtgtctggaactctgttGGAAGGATGCGACACCAGTTTTCCACGTGAAATTCCATaattttgtgttttgttgatggtggtgtaaaATACTGTTTCAGGTGCCACTCCATGGCATttggtttacattgttttcatgctcatcaaaccattcaatgaccactcatgccctgtggatgggggcgtagccatggtagccaaaatgaTGGCCAAattaatggcctgcccagcatacTTTGTATCAATATATCTTGTATCCTTTATTTATTCAAGAGTTTCCATTATTTAGGCAGTTACCTGTAGTTATTGTTACCTGAAGTTATTCAATCTCTGCTCCTGAATTAAAGTTGTTCCATTCAAAACATTATGGCTGACTTAAAAGCAATAGGGGAATATTGAAACACATAGTTTAATAAGTCTGAGTGATCCATATTTGTACATATTCATGTTTTGGGTGTACAGTATTTGATGATGaagttaatgatgatgatgatgattatgataaATGTGGAACACATTATTGTTCATAGAGCAGCAGTCTCACGAAGCATGTGATACAAATCACTTACAGGACCTGAAAGAACATACCTGAAGCGGTCGTTTACAAATCGCTTTATTTGAGCCCCTGCCATGGCAAGCTTTTCATAATAGAAACTGTTGGGTGTGGTCATTTCTGAGTTTACTTTTAAAAAGGAAACACCCGACTATTGTgcgctgtatatatatatatatatatatatatatatatatatatccctggaAAAACTTGTTCCTGTTGTTCACTCCATGTCCCAAGGCCATACCTCGAATACCTCAAATGGGCAGCTACCTGGGTGTCAACCATCTGCTAATTTGCATATGTAAACAGGTTATCAATCCCCCATAACTCCCCTTTAGTTATGGTTTCAGCTGATTTAGTGTTTTATGTTCAAAGGGGTAAAATGAGCTGTGACATTATTGTCTAATTTTGTTATTTTTTGCACTTGATACTCTTGAAGGCTATGAAAGTATGATGCTGTATTTAGACTACTTTTGATTATTATAGCATGAAACCAAGTTGAGCACTTATTTTCAAGTGATTCTTTCCTCCTCAACAGGTAAGACAGAAGAGCTTTTCATAAAGGATCATGGTATGTGAGATCATTCATCCATTAGCCATGATGATGGTAATAACAAGCATAATCCAACACAATAAGCTAAGCAACAGGAAACTGACTTTTTGAAAAACACCTATGCCTCAGCATTACTTTCTAGAAGTGCATGCCATTTCAAACATCTATTTAAAAAAGTTATTGTATTATAGATTTGTAAATTATTGTAAATAACATGTATTTGTAAGTTTATTGTCGACATTTGATGATTGGGTTATTGAAACATGACCAATGCTGGGGCCACACGCCTGTCTGCACATTTCTTATAACTAtgtttgtactgtatgtctgctttTAGGCAGGTGTCCGCAGCGGGAGGAGGCCCTCTGGGGGGCTGATGCTGGAGGAATCAGAGAAAGGACGATTGGTCGTCTCCAGTGTTGTCGATGGCTCCTTGGCCAATCAGGGGCTCAAGGAAGGTATGACTTTTGAGTCTATTATTTAATGTATAAAAATGTTGTTGAGTCTCAAagctccccccccaaaaaaaacttgAGCTTTCACTTTTGTGATTTTTCTCTGACTTTTGTGCATCAATAAAATACATAGCTGTTTTTAAGGCCACATTTAGAATCATTGACATTTTCAGTCAACATGCTTTAACTGTGTTTCACTTTGagaaatgttatttttttcagGAGATGAAATTGTGGGTGCCACAATCAACTTTGACCAACTTTCAAAAGACGATGTGTTGAAAATACTGAAGCTGATGGATGATAATGGATTTGATGAGAAGGTTCAAATTCTGACAAAAAATAATTTGCGCAAGAGTATGGGGACCTTGGACAGCTTCAAAGCACCAGAGGAGGTTTGTGGAATACATTTAAAGTTAAACAGAATTAGCTGAATAACAAATAAAGTACATTTTCAAAAGGTTGTTAGATCAATTATATCCATTGTTATTGGATAGCTTTCTCTTTGCAGATGCTGAAGGATTCCTATAACAGACTCAATGCCAAAATAAAGAAGTTCATGAAAGAGGACAGCTCTAGACAACCTACAGCTTCTGGGGAAATAGGCTCTCCTAACAGACAGGTGAAAGGCAAGGAACCGAGACCTCTCTGGGCCAAGCCTAATGTCAGAGGAACAGACTCTACAGTGACTCTCGATGCTCCTGGTGGAGAACTTTCATTGCCTAATGCCAACATGAGTACATCAGATCTCTCTCTAGCTCATTTGAATGGGTCTTTAGGGGCTGATCCTGATGTCAATATCTCAGATTTACCTTCAGTAGACCTTAAAGGTTCCAAAATAGATCTAGAATTGCCAGATTCAGACATTGGTATCCCATCTGGGAAGATCAAAACACCAAGTCTTGGAATGGCTGACTTTGCTATGTCTGGACCAAGAGTTAGGAATCCAGACCTGGACCTCACAgcggttgagatgtgtctatcaGACGTCAGTTTGCCTGACGTCAGTACTCCAGATATTGATATACCCTCAGGTAAATTCAAACTAAAGAAACAACATGCAGAACTCAAAGCTCCTGATTTCGATGTGGATGCCCCCTCTGGTAAACTGAAGATGCCCAAATTTGACGTCTCTGGACTAAAAAGAACAGATCTGGgaattgatgatgatgatgtaaaaACACCAAAACTAATTCTCAAAGCTCCCAAGATAAAAGGCGGACTTGATGCACCTGACTTGGACTTACCCAAAGTCGACCTAAAATCACCTAAATTAGATATTGACATAAACACACCCTCAGAAAAATTCAAAATGCCAAAGTTTAAGATGCCTATATCCGGCCTTTCGGGCCCTAAAGGACCAAATGTTGGCATTGATAGAGACTTGGATGGACCAGATCTGAGCTTATTATCTTCCAAATTAAAACGGCCAGACTTGGATGTTGGTAGCCCATCTGGAAAATTAAAGATACCAAGTCTAAAGGTGCCAGACTTTGGCTTCTCGGGGCTAGATGTTCAAGGGACAGACTTAGAGGTAAAGACTCCAGACTTGGATCTTTCCGCCCCCAAGTTTAAAGGGGGAATTAGTCCCCCAGATTTGGATCTGCCAGATGTAGACCTCAAAGGCCCCAAATTAGACCTCAATGCTCCAGATTTTGACATAGATATGCCCTCAGGTAAAGTCAAAGTACCTACATTGAATAAACCAAAGGTTGATCTGAATGCTCCTGATCTGGACATCGATGGGCCCTCTGGTAAACTGAAAATGCCCAAATTCAATCTCTTTGGCACATTGCCAAAAGGACGAGGTCTAGACATAAATGCAGGTGTGAAATCACCAAAGTTAAAAGGTGGGATTGATGCCCCTGACATGGATTTACCAGACATTGACCTCAAAGCCCCTAAATTAGATGTAAACACTCCAGATGTTGACATTGATTCACCCACAGGGAAATTCAAAATGCCCAAAATGAAGATGCCTAAATTTGTCATGAAAAGACCTGATGTTGACAAAGATGGAGATCTAGAGGGGCCAGGCCTGAACTTGTCTGCACCAAAATTGGACATAGAAGCACCCTCAATGAATCTCAAAGGTCCCAAAGCAGACCTAAATATTCCAAATGCTGATTTGGGAAGTCCATCAGGGAATTTCAAGATGCCAAGTTTCAAGATGCCAGATTCAGGTTTCTCTGGACCAAAGGTTAAAGTGCATGACTTTGAGGTAAAGACTCCAGGCTTAGATCTTTCAGCCCCCAAGTTTAAAGGAGTAATTAGTCCCCCAGATCTGAATCTGACAGATCTCAAAGCCCCCAAACTAGACCTCAATGCACCAGATGTAAACTTTAATGTGCCCTCAGGTAAAGTCAATGTACCTACATTGAAGAAACCAAAGGTTGATCTGAATGCTCCTGATCTGGACATTAACGGCCCCTCTGGTAAACTGAAAATGCCCAGATTTGGGCTGTCTGGTAAAATGCCCAAAACCACAAAACTGAATCTCAAATCCCCAAAGATAAAAGGGGGAATTGATTCCCTAGACCTGAATTTTCCAGATGCTGATCTAAAAGCCCCTGAACTAGATGTGAATACCCCGGATCTTGACATCAGTGCACCCTCTGGTAAATTCAAAATGCCCAAATTCAAAATGTCTAAATTCAGAGGCCTAAAGGGACCAGATGTTGACATTGATGGAAACTTGGAGGGCCCAGATATTGATATCAATACCCCCACAGCTAACCTCAAAGGTCCCAAAACAGGTCTAAAAATGCCAGATTTGAAGATGCCTGGTTTTGGGCTATCTGGGCCAAATGTAGATGAACCTAACTATGACTTACCTGATATTGACCTCTCAGCCCCAAAGCTAAAAGGGGGAATCAATCCCCCAGATTTGAGACTACCTAAAGGTAAAATCAAAGGCCTAAAACTAGACCTCAATGATCCAGATTTAGATGTTGATGCTCCCTCAGGTAAACTGAAAATGCCCAAATTTGGACTCTCAGGCACTATGCCAAAAGGATCAAATCTGGACATAAATGCAGGTGCGAAATCACCAAAGTTCAGTCTAAATATGCCAAAGATAAAAGGTGGGATTGATGCCCCTGACATGGATTTACCAGACATGGACCTCAAAGCCCCTAAATTAGATGTAAACACATCAGATATTAACATTGATTCACCCACAGGGAAATTCAAAATGCCCAATCTGAATATGCCTAAATTTGGAATGAAGGGGGGACATATTGACAAAGATGGAGATATAGAGGGACCAGACCTGAACTTGACATCTCCCCATCTTAAGGGTCCCAAAGAAGACCTCAACATTCCAGATGCTGATATTGACAGTCCATCAGGAAAATTCAAAATGCCAACTTTCAAGATGCCAGATTTAGGATTCTCTGGACCAAAATTTAAGGGGCCTGACTTGGACCTTTCAGCCCCCAAGTTTAAAGGAGGAATTAGTCCACCAGATCTGAATCTGCCAGATGGAGACCTCAAAGGCCCAAAACTAGGCCTCAGTGCACCAGATGCAAACTGTAATATGCCCTCAGGTAAAGTCAATGTACCTACATTGAAGAAACCAAAGGTTGATCTGAATGCTCCTGATCTGGACATTAACGGCCCCTCTGGTAAACTGAAAATGCCCAAATTTGGTCTGTCTGGTAAAATGCCCAAATCCACTAAACTGAATCTCAAATCCCCAAAGATAAAGGGGGGAATTGATTCCCCAGACATGAATTTACCAGATGCTGATCTCAAAGCCCCTAAACTAGATGGAAATCCCCCCGAATTTGACATCAATGCACCTTCTGGGAAATTCAAAATGCCCAAATTTAAAATACCTAAATTCAGAGGCCTAAAGGGAC
Protein-coding sequences here:
- the LOC112265229 gene encoding neuroblast differentiation-associated protein AHNAK isoform X2, which encodes MAGVRSGRRPSGGLMLEESEKGRLVVSSVVDGSLANQGLKEGDEIVGATINFDQLSKDDVLKILKLMDDNGFDEKVQILTKNNLRKSMGTLDSFKAPEEMLKDSYNRLNAKIKKFMKEDSSRQPTASGEIGSPNRQVKGKEPRPLWAKPNVRGTDSTVTLDAPGGELSLPNANMSTSDLSLAHLNGSLGADPDVNISDLPSVDLKGSKIDLELPDSDIGIPSGKIKTPSLGMADFAMSGPRVRNPDLDLTAVEMCLSDVSLPDVSTPDIDIPSGKFKLKKQHAELKAPDFDVDAPSGKLKMPKFDVSGLKRTDLGIDDDDVKTPKLILKAPKIKGGLDAPDLDLPKVDLKSPKLDIDINTPSEKFKMPKFKMPISGLSGPKGPNVGIDRDLDGPDLSLLSSKLKRPDLDVGSPSGKLKIPSLKVPDFGFSGLDVQGTDLEVKTPDLDLSAPKFKGGISPPDLDLPDVDLKGPKLDLNAPDFDIDMPSGKVKVPTLNKPKVDLNAPDLDIDGPSGKLKMPKFNLFGTLPKGRGLDINAGVKSPKLKGGIDAPDMDLPDIDLKAPKLDVNTPDVDIDSPTGKFKMPKMKMPKFVMKRPDVDKDGDLEGPGLNLSAPKLDIEAPSMNLKGPKADLNIPNADLGSPSGNFKMPSFKMPDSGFSGPKVKVHDFEVKTPGLDLSAPKFKGVISPPDLNLTDLKAPKLDLNAPDVNFNVPSGKVNVPTLKKPKVDLNAPDLDINGPSGKLKMPRFGLSGKMPKTTKLNLKSPKIKGGIDSLDLNFPDADLKAPELDVNTPDLDISAPSGKFKMPKFKMSKFRGLKGPDVDIDGNLEGPDIDINTPTANLKGPKTGLKMPDLKMPGFGLSGPNVDEPNYDLPDIDLSAPKLKGGINPPDLRLPKGKIKGLKLDLNDPDLDVDAPSGKLKMPKFGLSGTMPKGSNLDINAGAKSPKFSLNMPKIKGGIDAPDMDLPDMDLKAPKLDVNTSDINIDSPTGKFKMPNLNMPKFGMKGGHIDKDGDIEGPDLNLTSPHLKGPKEDLNIPDADIDSPSGKFKMPTFKMPDLGFSGPKFKGPDLDLSAPKFKGGISPPDLNLPDGDLKGPKLGLSAPDANCNMPSGKVNVPTLKKPKVDLNAPDLDINGPSGKLKMPKFGLSGKMPKSTKLNLKSPKIKGGIDSPDMNLPDADLKAPKLDGNPPEFDINAPSGKFKMPKFKIPKFRGLKGPDVDIDGDLEGPDIDINAPTANLKGPKTGLKIPDLKMHDFRLSGPNVDKPDYDLPDIDLSAPKLKGGINPPDLRLPKGHLKGPKLDLNAQDFDVDTPSGKLKMPKFGLSGTMPKGPNVDINAGVKSQKFNLKMPKIKGGIDAPDMDLPDMDLKAPKLNVKTPDIDIDSPTGKFEMPNLNMPKFGMNGPSIDIDGDIEGPDLNLSSPKLKGPKADLNLPDANIDSPSGKFKMPTFKTPDLGFSGPKVKGPILDLSALKFKGGISPPDLDLPDGDLKDPKLDINAPDVNFNMPSGKVKVPTLKKPKVDLNAPDLDIDGLSGKLKKPTFLLSGTMSKSPDLRLKASNIKQGIDVPNINLPDADLKAPELDVNAPDLDSNKPSGKLKMPKYKMLKFRDLKRPDVDIDGDLEGPDIDINAPTANLKDPKTGLKMQDLKMPDFGLSGPNVDEPGYDFPDIDLSAPKLKGGISPPDLRL
- the LOC112265229 gene encoding neuroblast differentiation-associated protein AHNAK isoform X1, which produces MEPKAGVRSGRRPSGGLMLEESEKGRLVVSSVVDGSLANQGLKEGDEIVGATINFDQLSKDDVLKILKLMDDNGFDEKVQILTKNNLRKSMGTLDSFKAPEEMLKDSYNRLNAKIKKFMKEDSSRQPTASGEIGSPNRQVKGKEPRPLWAKPNVRGTDSTVTLDAPGGELSLPNANMSTSDLSLAHLNGSLGADPDVNISDLPSVDLKGSKIDLELPDSDIGIPSGKIKTPSLGMADFAMSGPRVRNPDLDLTAVEMCLSDVSLPDVSTPDIDIPSGKFKLKKQHAELKAPDFDVDAPSGKLKMPKFDVSGLKRTDLGIDDDDVKTPKLILKAPKIKGGLDAPDLDLPKVDLKSPKLDIDINTPSEKFKMPKFKMPISGLSGPKGPNVGIDRDLDGPDLSLLSSKLKRPDLDVGSPSGKLKIPSLKVPDFGFSGLDVQGTDLEVKTPDLDLSAPKFKGGISPPDLDLPDVDLKGPKLDLNAPDFDIDMPSGKVKVPTLNKPKVDLNAPDLDIDGPSGKLKMPKFNLFGTLPKGRGLDINAGVKSPKLKGGIDAPDMDLPDIDLKAPKLDVNTPDVDIDSPTGKFKMPKMKMPKFVMKRPDVDKDGDLEGPGLNLSAPKLDIEAPSMNLKGPKADLNIPNADLGSPSGNFKMPSFKMPDSGFSGPKVKVHDFEVKTPGLDLSAPKFKGVISPPDLNLTDLKAPKLDLNAPDVNFNVPSGKVNVPTLKKPKVDLNAPDLDINGPSGKLKMPRFGLSGKMPKTTKLNLKSPKIKGGIDSLDLNFPDADLKAPELDVNTPDLDISAPSGKFKMPKFKMSKFRGLKGPDVDIDGNLEGPDIDINTPTANLKGPKTGLKMPDLKMPGFGLSGPNVDEPNYDLPDIDLSAPKLKGGINPPDLRLPKGKIKGLKLDLNDPDLDVDAPSGKLKMPKFGLSGTMPKGSNLDINAGAKSPKFSLNMPKIKGGIDAPDMDLPDMDLKAPKLDVNTSDINIDSPTGKFKMPNLNMPKFGMKGGHIDKDGDIEGPDLNLTSPHLKGPKEDLNIPDADIDSPSGKFKMPTFKMPDLGFSGPKFKGPDLDLSAPKFKGGISPPDLNLPDGDLKGPKLGLSAPDANCNMPSGKVNVPTLKKPKVDLNAPDLDINGPSGKLKMPKFGLSGKMPKSTKLNLKSPKIKGGIDSPDMNLPDADLKAPKLDGNPPEFDINAPSGKFKMPKFKIPKFRGLKGPDVDIDGDLEGPDIDINAPTANLKGPKTGLKIPDLKMHDFRLSGPNVDKPDYDLPDIDLSAPKLKGGINPPDLRLPKGHLKGPKLDLNAQDFDVDTPSGKLKMPKFGLSGTMPKGPNVDINAGVKSQKFNLKMPKIKGGIDAPDMDLPDMDLKAPKLNVKTPDIDIDSPTGKFEMPNLNMPKFGMNGPSIDIDGDIEGPDLNLSSPKLKGPKADLNLPDANIDSPSGKFKMPTFKTPDLGFSGPKVKGPILDLSALKFKGGISPPDLDLPDGDLKDPKLDINAPDVNFNMPSGKVKVPTLKKPKVDLNAPDLDIDGLSGKLKKPTFLLSGTMSKSPDLRLKASNIKQGIDVPNINLPDADLKAPELDVNAPDLDSNKPSGKLKMPKYKMLKFRDLKRPDVDIDGDLEGPDIDINAPTANLKDPKTGLKMQDLKMPDFGLSGPNVDEPGYDFPDIDLSAPKLKGGISPPDLRL